The genomic DNA GATTTCGTGACAGAGGACCTGGCACTTGGTCCCCCCGCGAGGCCGGCCAGCCGTGGAGCCCGCGTGATCGCCGGCTCGCCCGTCGGCTCGCGTTGGACCCCGGCGTGACCAACCGGCTGATCAACCAGGCGTGGTGGTCAATCCGCACCCGAAGGAGAAATGGTTACGGACTCCTGGAGGGACACGGTTGATTGGTCCACTCCGGCGGGTGTGGCGCTCAAGCGGCTGGTTGGCATCCTGCCTCGGGACCGGCTTGACGCGAAGGACGTCGAGGCATTTCGGGTCGTGTTGCGCAGGACGGGGCACCCGACCGAGACCGAACTGATCCACGAGCTGCAAATGGCGGTGGATCTGTTCCGTCCGAGCTTCGACGAAGAGAAAGGCCATGACCTGGAGAACAACTGCCGCCGGCTCTGGCCGCTGATTTACGGTCGCGAGTTTGACCCGCGCACGGAGATCATCGCACCCGCCCTCCGGAAACGCCGCGAGGGCTACGGTGAGCCGACCCGCGATTACAAACAGGAGCTGCGAGAGACGCTGAGTGAATGCCGAGCGTCGTACACGCCATGGGGTCGCATCCGAGCACTTTCCATCCTGAGACCCGACAGGCTCCATTTGCCTCCAACCACTTGTCTCCCAAGGCGGGAATTCAACTGCCGTCTCGAAACTGAAGGAATCCCGCACCGGCACCGCCACCGACCCCTGAACCCGGTCAGGAGTCCGCGAGTTCGTCGAGACGCCGCCGCAGGCGCCGCAATGGCACGATGTGGACGAGGGGTGCCGGTGACCGGGGGCGGGGTTCCATGGAGCCGACGCGATGGACGACATCCATAAACTCCTCCAGGACGTCCTGGAAGCGGCCGGTCTCCGCCGATGCCATCATCGTCTTGCGAGCGGCCGTGACGAACTCATCACCCGCCCCGCCGTCCTCTCCCTGACGGGAGAGAAATTCGGCGAAATCGGCGATCACAGCCAGAGTGGTCGGGATGTCCACGATCAGGGCGGTGGTGCCCGAGCGGCTCACGGCAAGCCTGGCGTGGATCGGACGCGGCCGTCCCGCCGCCAAAACCTCGACCGGCTTGAGGTCAAACCCTGCCCCGGAACCGCGGGACAGGGCGTCAAACAGCGCTCCATGCCGCGCCGGGTCGAACTCGGAAATCTCCTGGGGAATCCCGACGACAATGCCGGACAGCCGGTGGTTTCCGTGGCTGGAAACGGTGGCATGCACCGGGTGTTTCGGATCCCGCACGGCATCAATCAAAGGCCGCAGGAAATTAAAGTAATATCCGGTCGCAAGCCCACGAGCGAGGTGATAGCCGCTGGCCTCATTCCGGGCACCGTCCACACGCCGGATGATCAGGATTGCTGCCAGGATAAAGGCCCCCAGCCCGGCGAGGATGGCCGCCAGCGGCTCGAGCCATCCGTGGCCCTCGTCCGGTCCGACAAAAAGACCCTCATACAGCCAGAGGGCCGTGACCACAAAGGACAGCAACAGGAAGAGCGCCCCCGCCGGCGGCCAGGCGCTGACGATGACGCGAATCCGGGTCGCCCAGTGACGAATGCGTGTCCAGTCCATGACGGCCGCCGCGCTTCAGATCAGGCAATCAACTCCAGGATGGGACTGCCGCTCGAGATCATGATCGGGCGGCCCTGGGCGTCGGTCACCTCGCTCCGCGGGTCAATTCCCATGAGATAATAGAGGGTCGCTGCGAGGTCGTCGGGAGTGACCGGATCCGCGGAGGGATGACTCCCGGTGGCGTCGCTAGCTCCGTGGACGTAGCCGCGCTTCACACCCCCACCGGCGAGCAGAACCGTGTAACAGTGCGGCCAATGGTCGCGGCTGGCGTTGGCATTGATCTTCGGCGTCCGGCCGAACTCGCCCATCCAGACCACGAGCGTGTCCTCCAGCATGCCGCGCTGCTCCAGATCCAGGATCAGCGTGGGCAGCGTCTGCTCGGTGATCGGCAGGTGGTATTGTTCGATGATCGGGAACATCCGGGTGTTGTTGAACCCATGCGTGTCCCAACCCCCGCCGTCCGTCCGCTGTCCGCCGATGTTGTCACTGAAGTAACAGGTGGTGAAGCGCACCCCGCGTTCGGCGAGCCGCCGGGCCAGGACGCACCCCTGGCCGTAGGTGGTGCGCCCGTAGGCTTCGCGGACCCGATCCGGTTCGTCGGCGAGGTTGAAGGCCTCGCGGATGCGCGGACTGTTGAGCATGGCCAGCGCCTTGGCGTAGTAGGCGTCCAGGCCCCGGGCCTCCGCGCTGAAATCCATGAGCTGCGCCTGGCGATCAATGAGCTGTTGCAACCCCCGGCGATGACGGAGGCGGTCCATGCTCAACCCCTCCGGCAGGCTGAACTGCGGCAGGCTGAATCCCGGTTCATTGGGATCCGAAGACACAAACAGCGGGTCATGCTGCTTGCCGAGAAAGCTGGCAAATTGTCCCGGTGTGGGGGTGCCGTCCGCGATGATGTGCGGGTAGGACACATAGGTCGGCATGGCCGGATCCTGGGAATCCAAAAGCCGGCTGGCGATGGACCCGTAGCCGGGAAAAAGATCAATGGATTCGCGCAGGCGCTGGTCGTCGCTCGGCGGCGCCTTGCCCGTCAGGGCATAGTAGCCGGCCGAGTTGTGATTGGTCATCTTGTGATGGACACCCCGGATGAGCGACACCCGGTCCATGATGCCGGCCGTCCTTGGCAGACGGTCGCTGACCTCGATGTCGGGACAGGCCGAGCGCATCGGACGGTGCGGCCCCCGGACCGCCTCTTCCGCATCCGGCTTCATGTCGAAGGTTTCGAGGTGGCTGGGACCGCCCCATTGGAATAGAAAGATCACCTGACGCGCCCGTACGGGCGGGCGGACGCCACCATATTGGCTGGACGCGCGGAGGATCTTCGGCAGCGAAAGGCCAAGCAGGCCCATGGCGCCAGCCTGAATCATCGTTCGGCGGCTCAGCGGATGGGACGGCAACCAGGAGGAGCAGGGATGGGACATGGCGTTCAGTGGCGCAGGAGAAACTCCTTGGCGTTGATCAGGCTCCAAGCGATGTCCTCCAGGGTTTCCCGACGGTTCGAGGGCTCCCGAAGCAGGGGCAGCAGAACCTCCTGCTCCTCAACACCGGGAGGGCGGGTCAGCGCGGCCCAAAACAGGGTTTCGAGGGCCGTGTCCGGATCGCTTGCTGGATCCGCAAGCGCGGTCAGACGGTTGTCCGGGTGCTGCAGCAGCCTTGCCAATCCGGGTCCGCTGGTAAGCGTGAAGACCTGACTTAGGGAGCTTTCGTTGCTGCGCTCGCAGCCACACACGGTGGTCCTTGGCGGCTTGCCGAACTCCTTGAGGAAACGGTCGGCGTCCGTGGCCCGGGAGCGGCGTCCGCCAAGACGCACCCCGGGGATTCCTGCGGCGGAAGGGTTCCCAGGGTAGCTTCCAAACTCCGGCGGCACCCCGAGCACTTGATGGATGGCGTCCAGCAGGGTTTCCGCAGGCAGACGACGGACGGTGGGATGCGAATAATGGAGCGGGTCCCCGAAGTTCTCCGTCGGCGGCGTGCTCGACAGCTGCCATGTCCGGGACTGGCAGATGAGCCGGATCAATGGACGGGCGCGCATTCCGTTTTCGACGAAGAAGGTGGTCAATGCGTCCAGCAGGCGCGGATTCGAGGGCGGGTTCGTCAGGCGGAAGTCGTCCACCGGCTCGACAATCCCGGTCCCCATCAGGTGGGCCCAGATCCGGTTCACCTGCACCCGGGCGAAGAGCGGATGATCGGGCCGGGTCATCCATTCCGCCAGGTGCTCCAACGTCGCGGCCTCCGGAGCCGTGGCGCCGCCATCCCCGAGAAAACCGGGCGTGGGTTCGGCCCCGGACCTCGGATGCTTCAACTCGCGCTTGTCACCAACGAACACGACCTGCTCGCCGACGAATTCCATCTTGTCGTTTTCATCACGGCGGTCGTTCCGGAGAATCGTGTACTCTAGGCGGTCAAACACCGCGGCGAAGCCGTAATAGTCTTCCTGGGTCCAGCGCTCGAACGGATGCTGGTGACATTTGGCGCAGCTCAGCCGGGTTCCGAGAAACACCTGCGCAACGGCCTCCGACCGCAGCGTGGGTTCCCGCAGCGCCCGGTAGAAGTTCGCGGGCGGATGCTGGTAGGTGCTGCCCTGTCCGGAAACGATCGAACGGACGAACACGTCGAGCGGCAGGTCTTCCGCCACGCTCTGCCGGATCCAACGGTGGAACACCGTGACGCCGGTGGAATCCAGAAGCCGTTCCTCCACGCGGAGGAGATCGGCCCACTTCATCGCCCAGTGATCGGCAAATTCCGGACTTGCCAGCATCGCTTCAATCAATCGGTCCCGTTTCCCGGGCGACGGATCGGCCACGAAGGCCCGGGCCTCTTCCGCAGAGGGCAGCCGTCCGGTGAGGTCCAACCAGGCGCGGCGGGCAAAGGTGGCGTCGGCGGCGTCGGCGGAGGGCCTCAGTCGTCGCTCTCGCAGACGCTCGAAGACCGCCTCGTCCACCAGGTTGCGCGGTGCCGGCCCGCGCCCTGTCAATGGAGGCCGGTCGGGGATGAAGGCCAGGCGCACCGGTGTCTGCAGATGCTGAAACCGCACCACGACGGTGGTGTCACCCGGCGCGTCCGCGCTCACCACGCCCTCCGGGGACACCGTGGCGAGCAGGTTGGACGGCTCGTACACCGCCCAACGCGTGATATCGCGGGAAGTTCCGTCCGAAAAATGGGCGGTGACGGCGAGGGCCACCTCCCGAACCGGTTCGACGAGCAAGGCCTCCCGGGGGGCGACGGTCAGCCGGTCCAGCACCGGCGTCGTGGGGGGATCCGGGCGGGCGCCGCCGGCAATCCAGTCCCGGAGCAGGTTGAACGACTCGCTGCCGGCGGCAAACCGTCGCCCGCCCTCATGTTCCACCAGTTCCGCCGGTTTGCGCAGGAGGAGGCTCTGCTCCGGCTCATCCACGTGAAGGCGGCGACCGCGTCGGTTGGCGGTCAGCGTGGCGAAATCCTCCTCCGGAGACTCGCCGCGAAGCGAGAGCTTGAGCTTTCCCTTGCCGCTTGCACTGCCATGACAGGCGCCCGTATTGCACCCTGCCTTGCTCAGGAGCGGCATCACCTCGTGTCGGAACGAGGGGGAAGCGGGAACCTCCTCATCGGACCAGAGGGTCTGAGCCATCACCGCAGCAGCGAGAACCACGCAAATCCTCAATCGCGGGGCCCGCCGACGGCACGCCCCGCCCCAGGCCTCATCAGGGCGGGGATGCAGGATCATCTGCGTGGAAACGTGTGCGCTCTGGAACGGCCTGACAAGCCTGCCCTGGCCCCGAAGGCAGCCGGGTGGGGAGCCTCCGACGAGCCGTGTCCGTCGGGAGCTCCGGCGACGCCTGACGTCGGCGCCCGTGGTGCTTTGCCCGCCTGAGGGACAGGCGTTGGTGACCCAATGTTGGACGGCGCTCCTTTGGACGCATCGTTGGTGCGTTCATCCACACCGAATTGCACCGGGTGGACGGCCC from Verrucomicrobiia bacterium includes the following:
- a CDS encoding DUF1501 domain-containing protein, with product MSHPCSSWLPSHPLSRRTMIQAGAMGLLGLSLPKILRASSQYGGVRPPVRARQVIFLFQWGGPSHLETFDMKPDAEEAVRGPHRPMRSACPDIEVSDRLPRTAGIMDRVSLIRGVHHKMTNHNSAGYYALTGKAPPSDDQRLRESIDLFPGYGSIASRLLDSQDPAMPTYVSYPHIIADGTPTPGQFASFLGKQHDPLFVSSDPNEPGFSLPQFSLPEGLSMDRLRHRRGLQQLIDRQAQLMDFSAEARGLDAYYAKALAMLNSPRIREAFNLADEPDRVREAYGRTTYGQGCVLARRLAERGVRFTTCYFSDNIGGQRTDGGGWDTHGFNNTRMFPIIEQYHLPITEQTLPTLILDLEQRGMLEDTLVVWMGEFGRTPKINANASRDHWPHCYTVLLAGGGVKRGYVHGASDATGSHPSADPVTPDDLAATLYYLMGIDPRSEVTDAQGRPIMISSGSPILELIA
- a CDS encoding DUF1549 domain-containing protein, which translates into the protein MVLAAAVMAQTLWSDEEVPASPSFRHEVMPLLSKAGCNTGACHGSASGKGKLKLSLRGESPEEDFATLTANRRGRRLHVDEPEQSLLLRKPAELVEHEGGRRFAAGSESFNLLRDWIAGGARPDPPTTPVLDRLTVAPREALLVEPVREVALAVTAHFSDGTSRDITRWAVYEPSNLLATVSPEGVVSADAPGDTTVVVRFQHLQTPVRLAFIPDRPPLTGRGPAPRNLVDEAVFERLRERRLRPSADAADATFARRAWLDLTGRLPSAEEARAFVADPSPGKRDRLIEAMLASPEFADHWAMKWADLLRVEERLLDSTGVTVFHRWIRQSVAEDLPLDVFVRSIVSGQGSTYQHPPANFYRALREPTLRSEAVAQVFLGTRLSCAKCHQHPFERWTQEDYYGFAAVFDRLEYTILRNDRRDENDKMEFVGEQVVFVGDKRELKHPRSGAEPTPGFLGDGGATAPEAATLEHLAEWMTRPDHPLFARVQVNRIWAHLMGTGIVEPVDDFRLTNPPSNPRLLDALTTFFVENGMRARPLIRLICQSRTWQLSSTPPTENFGDPLHYSHPTVRRLPAETLLDAIHQVLGVPPEFGSYPGNPSAAGIPGVRLGGRRSRATDADRFLKEFGKPPRTTVCGCERSNESSLSQVFTLTSGPGLARLLQHPDNRLTALADPASDPDTALETLFWAALTRPPGVEEQEVLLPLLREPSNRRETLEDIAWSLINAKEFLLRH